A genomic window from Daphnia magna isolate NIES linkage group LG9, ASM2063170v1.1, whole genome shotgun sequence includes:
- the LOC116931136 gene encoding LOW QUALITY PROTEIN: phosphatidylinositol transfer protein beta isoform (The sequence of the model RefSeq protein was modified relative to this genomic sequence to represent the inferred CDS: deleted 1 base in 1 codon), giving the protein MLIKEFRIPMPLSVDEYQFGQLYTFSVESLNNTGGGEGIEVIRSEPFKDVPMNNASHSGQYTYKIYHMGSKAPGFVKAFMPKGSLEFHEESWNAYPYSKTVITNPKFMKENFQVIIESIHHPGGPDVDNILGLSEEMLKEREVVHIDIANDKISSKDYKADLDPTIYRSKKTGRGPLKGSWQKSKPLMTCYKLVTVEFKWFGFQGRVENHIMNTEQRIFNLFHRQIFCLLDDWCQMTMDDIRKFEDEVKKELDKQLKRGEPRGMTAE; this is encoded by the exons ATGCTGATTAAAGAATT ccgGATTCCAATGCCCCTTTCTGTCGACGAG TATCAGTTTGGTCAGCTGTATACGTTCTCTGTAGAGAGTTTGAACAATACCGGTGGCGGAGAAGGAATCGAAGTCATTCGATCTGAGCCGTTCAAGGATGTTCCCATGAATAACGCAAGTCACAGTGGCCAGTACACGTACAAAATTTATCACATGGGCAG cAAAGCACCAGGTTTTGTCAAAGCATTCATGCCAAAAGGCAGTTTGGAATTTCACGAAGAATCCTGGAACGCTTATCCGTATTCTAAAACAGTTATTACG AATCCCAAGTTTATGAAGGAAAAT TTCCAAGTGATAATAGAATCGATTCATCACCCCGGTGGACCGGATGTTGACAAT ATTTTGGGTTTGTCCGAAGAGATGTTGAAAGAGCGCGAAGTCGTCCACATTGACATCGCCAACGATAAAATATCATCGAAGGATTACAAAGCTGATCTCGATCCAACTATCTACCGTTCGAAAAAAACCGGGCGGGGACCGTTAAAAGGATCGTGGCAAAAGTCG AAGCCGTTAATGACATGTTATAAGCTAGTTACAGTTGAATTCAAATGGTTCGGATTTCAGGGGCGGGTTGAAAACCACATTATGAACACTGAGCAAAGAATCTTTAACCTCTTCCACCG tcaaattttttgtttgttggatGATTGGTGTCAAATGACCATGGATGATATTCGAAAATTTGAAGACGAAGTAAAAAAGGAGCTCGATAAA CAATTGAAACGTGGAGAACCTCGTGGAATGACAGCAGAATGA
- the LOC116931120 gene encoding short-chain dehydrogenase/reductase family 9C member 7, whose protein sequence is MQTAPSSLLKVSSVCLQLFFLGEFPSHTISQKSLRQYVLSGNRRTVAPKGSKMVDTFLLQMLSKRRNVVMSLIGAAFCAAMYEFIGIKILGTFGILYVAFHLSDLMTKFIYNSLPRRLIDNTNDKAVVITGCDSGFGNALAIKLDGIGFKVYAGCLDVRGEGVQELKAKCSSRLHLIPLDVTKSDQVSAATHLVASTLEDRKLWAVVNNAGVACSSEIEWCPIDIFEKMLEVNTLGTVRVTKAFLPLLRESQGRVVCVASMAGRVTVPGFTPYSMSKFAVVAFADGLRREMQKWGISVHCIEPSLYKTNISVLEPLYNSLKNYWEQCSDDVQSSYGKEYFEHFKESLGDHMKRAKPEGKIIEVVDDMVDAVAGTEPLLRYVPAMDVQFRSRLLISMPTEMQDHVLNQYSPKIPPAAVVAKRNILPPLKSPYGGQKRPPLQRHMSMPMREKNLPETLQEQEENAEPATAFKFS, encoded by the exons ATGCAGACAGCGCCATCATCTCTGTTGAAGGTCTCATCTGTTTGTTTACAACTCTTTTTTCTTGGTGAATTTCCATCGCACACAATAAGCCAAAAAAGCCTTCGGCAGTACGTGCTTTCCGGTAACAG ACGAACTGTGGCCCCCAAAGGTTCGAAAATGGTGGATACGTTCCTGCTGCAAATGTTATCCAAGAGAAGAAACGTCGTAATGAGTTTAATAGGAGCTGCCTTCTGTGCTGCCAT GTACGAGTTCATTGGTATAAAGATATTAGGCACTTTTGGCATCCTTTATGTTGCTTTCCATCTCAGTGATTTAATgacaaaatttatttacaacAGTCTACCCAGACGATTGATTGACAACACCAATGACAAGGCTGTAGTGATCACAG GTTGTGACTCTGGATTTGGTAATGCACTTGCAATCAAATTAGACGGTATTGGGTTCAAAGTTTACGCGGGTTGTCTCGACGTGCGCGGGGAAGGAGTCCAAGAACTCAAGGCAAAGTGTTCTAGTCGGCTGCACCTGATCCCGCTAGATGTCACAAAAAGTGATCAGGTTTCCGCAGCCACTCACCTGGTTGCTTCCACCTTGGAAGATAGAA AATTATGGGCCGTGGTGAACAATGCCGGTGTTGCCTGTTCGTCCGAGATAGAATGGTGTCCCATCGACATCTTCGAAAAA ATGCTGGAAGTTAACACATTAGGAACAGTTCGTGTAACGAAAGCTTTTCTACCACTGCTGAGAGAATCTCAGGGTCGAGTTGTGTGCGTTGCATCCATGGCTG GTCGAGTTACCGTTCCTGGATTTACGCCTTACTCCATGTCAAAGTTCGCCGTTGTTGCATTCGCTGATGGACTGCGTCGTGAAATGCAGAAATGGGGCATCAGCGTTCATTGTATAGAGCCAAGTCTCTACAA AACCAACATTTCTGTGCTGGAGCCATTGTACAACAGTTTAAAGAATTACTGGGAACAGTGCTCAGACGACGTTCAATCGTCATACGGGAAAGAATATTTCGAACATTTTAAA GAATCCCTGGGTGATCATATGAAACGAGCCAAACCTGAAGGAAAGATAATCGAAGTTGTGGACGACATGGTCGACGCCGTTGCTGGGACAGAGCCGTTG ttGAGATACGTGCCAGCCATGGACGTACAGTTTCGTTCTCGTCTTCTGATTTCCATGCCGACTGAAATGCAAGATCACGTCCTTAATCA GTATTCTCCAAAAATTCCTCCTGCAGCAG TGGTCGCTAAAAGGAATATACTGCCACCTCTTAAGAGCCCGTATGGAGGGCAGAAAAGGCCACCTCTACAACGTCACATGTCAATGCCGATGAGGGAAAAGAACCTACCGGAAACCTTGCAAGAACAGGAAGAGAATGCTGAACCCGCTACAGCCTTTAAATTTTCTTAA
- the LOC116931107 gene encoding protein fem-1 homolog A isoform X1 — translation MAEGGWDVQMEESDFMGINTVAPEEQPRLHTERLVSSRSRDSERKLSFPERGFRQQQQQPPAGMQLVRAAAVAADPFGEQEEDVEQEEWRLEIADEELVQARNPHPAAPVAGFADRQHLDGVDFLDHRARNEVALLVSAVTNGATPMLMACRNGHLDVVEYLVERCGADIEQAGSVTFDGETIEGAPPLWVAAAAGHVHIVRFLVRAGASVNCTTKTNSTPLRAACFDGHFEIVKYLIDHGADMEVANRHGHTCLMIACYKGHLKIARYLIELAADVNRKSVKGNTALHDCAESGSLEILQLLLSSGAKMVVDSYGMTPLLAAAVSGHTHIVEYIVHNLDTVSRKEKIDALELLGATFVDRKRDMLGALEYWKQAMQIRYESGVCSLPKPQGQSPIAAFENTLEATTVEQLEEAVSDPDGMRMQALLVRERILGAAHPETSYYIRYRGAVYADTGNFNRCIRLWMYALEMQQSMLEPLSPMTNSSLLSFAELFSFMMAERDAETRNNNNGPAVQSNRQPNAQQQQQQQPPPAVGLMAPQRSPPNIPPLSFSDVMAVLSRAVREIRAGTLQLSKVAAAERDLTYFHRTLGIIVHLIFLLAKIQPALNSLQHHALRKSLYDLVRLNARSRNGYTLLHLACTRDSTLLSRYPICSFPSTDVIRLLLDVGADPESTDHDGNTALHILAQTQPCPSSAVSLVLQRGCHLDQVNLKGQSFAQLMQKVQPIHEVVNTLQYTSLKCLCARVIRQHRLLFKGLVPQTLQPFVLKH, via the exons ATGGCGGAAGGTGGCTGGGATGTGCAAATGGAAGAATCCGACTTTATGGGCATTAATACAGTGGCACCCGAGGAGCAACCGAGATTGCATACCGAGCGATTGGTATCGAGTCGATCACGTGACAGTGAAAGAAAGTTGAGCTTCCCAGAAAGAGGATTCcggcagcagcaacagcagcctcCAGCTGGTATGCAATTAGTCAGAGCGGCTGCGGTGGCAGCCGATCCGTTTGGCGAACAAGAGGAAGATGTTGAACAGGAGGAATGGAGGCTCGAAATTGCCGATGAAGAATTGGTTCAAGCTAGGAATCCACATCCTGCGGCTCCGGTTGCCGGATTTGCCGATAGGCAACATTTAGACGGTGTG GATTTCCTTGATCATCGTGCACGAAATGAAGTGGCACTTCTTGTTTCGGCAGTGACGAATGGCGCCACTCCAATGCTGATGGCGTGCCGAAATGGGCACCTGGACGTCGTCGAATACCTGGTCGAACGTTGTGGCGCCGACATTGAACAGGCTGGCTCAG TGACTTTCGACGGCGAAACGATTGAAGGAGCTCCGCCGTTGTGGGTGGCTGCCGCGGCTGGCCACGTGCACATTGTCCGCTTCCTGGTCCGAGCAGGGGCATCGGTGAATTGTACCACGAAAACCAATTCAACGCCGTTACGGGCCGCCTGTTTCGACGGTCACTTTGAAATCGTAAAATACCTGATTGATCACGGTGCCG ACATGGAGGTGGCCAACCGTCACGGCCACACTTGCTTGATGATTGCCTGTTACAAGGGCCATCTGAAAATCGCCCGTTACCTGATAGAGCTAGCCGCCGACGTCAACCGCAAGAGCGTCAAGGGTAACACGGCTCTGCATGACTGCGCGGAATCGGGTTCCTTGGAGATACTCCAACTTTTGCTGTCCAGCGGAGCCAAGATGGTGGTCGACTCTTACGGGATGACCCCGTTGTTGGCTGCCGCCGTCTCTGGCCACACGCACATTGTTGAATACATAGTCCACAATTTGGACACTGTCAGTCGGAAGGAGAAGATCGACGCACTGGAACTTTTGGGCGCCACATTCGTGGACCGCAAGCGCGACATGCTCGGTGCCCTCGAGTACTGGAAACAAGCCATGCAGATcag ATACGAGAGCGGCGTGTGTTCGTTGCCCAAACCGCAAGGTCAGTCGCCAATCGCCGCCTTTGAGAATACGCTAGAAGCGACGACCGTCGAGCAACTCGAGGAGGCCGTCTCCGATCCAGATGGAATGCGGATGCAAGCCTTGTTGGTTCGCGAAAGGATTTTAG gcgCAGCTCATCCGGAGACTTCGTATTACATCCGATATCGCGGGGCGGTGTATGCTGATACGGGCAATTTTAACCGATGCATTCGATTGTGGATGTATGCCCTTGAAATGCAGCAGTCGATGTTGGAGCCGCTCAGCCCCATGACCAATAGCTCGCTTCTTTCGTTCGCCGAGCTTTTCAGTTTCATGATGGCCGAACGTGATGCCGAAACGCGCAACAACAATAACGGGCCAGCGGTGCAGAGTAACCGGCAGCCAAAtgcgcagcagcagcagcaacaacaaccgcCACCAGCAGTAGGTCTGATGGCGCCACAGAGGAGTCCGCCAAACATTCCGCCTCTGTCGTTTTCAGACGTCATGGCCGTCTTGAGTCGAGCAGTCCGTGAAATCCGTGCTGGCACGTTACAGCTGTCTAAAGTGGCGGCTGCTGAACGTGATCTGACCTACTTCCATCGAACACTGGGCATCATCGTCCATCTCATCTTCCTTTTAGCCAAGATCCAGCCGGCACTCAACAGCCTTCAGCATCATGCGCTGAGAAAGTCACTCTACGATCTGGTCCGGCTTAATGCCCGCAGCCGCAATGGTTACACGTTGCTCCATCTGGCCTGCACAAGAGACAGTACCTTACTTAGTCGCTATCCCATCTGCAGTTTTCCCTCCACCGACGTCATCCGGCTTTTACTAGATGTAGGAGCCGATCCGGAATCCACCGATCAT GACGGCAACACAGCATTGCACATCTTGGCTCAGACCCAGCCGTGTCCGTCTTCGGCGGTAAGTTTGGTTCTTCAGCGCGGATGTCATCTGGATCAAGTCAATTTGAAAGGCCAATCGTTCGCCCAACTGATGCAGAAGGTCCAGCCCATCCACGAGGTTGTCAACACGCTTCAATACACGTCGCTCAAGTGTCTGTGTGCCCGAGTCATCCGTCAACACCGGTTGCTTTTTAAAGGATTGGTACCGCAGACGCTTCAACCTTTCGTTCTTAAACATTGA
- the LOC116931107 gene encoding protein fem-1 homolog A isoform X2: protein MEYHNVVFNAARDGKLRRLKDFLDHRARNEVALLVSAVTNGATPMLMACRNGHLDVVEYLVERCGADIEQAGSVTFDGETIEGAPPLWVAAAAGHVHIVRFLVRAGASVNCTTKTNSTPLRAACFDGHFEIVKYLIDHGADMEVANRHGHTCLMIACYKGHLKIARYLIELAADVNRKSVKGNTALHDCAESGSLEILQLLLSSGAKMVVDSYGMTPLLAAAVSGHTHIVEYIVHNLDTVSRKEKIDALELLGATFVDRKRDMLGALEYWKQAMQIRYESGVCSLPKPQGQSPIAAFENTLEATTVEQLEEAVSDPDGMRMQALLVRERILGAAHPETSYYIRYRGAVYADTGNFNRCIRLWMYALEMQQSMLEPLSPMTNSSLLSFAELFSFMMAERDAETRNNNNGPAVQSNRQPNAQQQQQQQPPPAVGLMAPQRSPPNIPPLSFSDVMAVLSRAVREIRAGTLQLSKVAAAERDLTYFHRTLGIIVHLIFLLAKIQPALNSLQHHALRKSLYDLVRLNARSRNGYTLLHLACTRDSTLLSRYPICSFPSTDVIRLLLDVGADPESTDHDGNTALHILAQTQPCPSSAVSLVLQRGCHLDQVNLKGQSFAQLMQKVQPIHEVVNTLQYTSLKCLCARVIRQHRLLFKGLVPQTLQPFVLKH from the exons ATGGAATATCACAACGTGGTGTTCAATGCTGCTCGTGATGGTAAACTACGACGATTAAAG GATTTCCTTGATCATCGTGCACGAAATGAAGTGGCACTTCTTGTTTCGGCAGTGACGAATGGCGCCACTCCAATGCTGATGGCGTGCCGAAATGGGCACCTGGACGTCGTCGAATACCTGGTCGAACGTTGTGGCGCCGACATTGAACAGGCTGGCTCAG TGACTTTCGACGGCGAAACGATTGAAGGAGCTCCGCCGTTGTGGGTGGCTGCCGCGGCTGGCCACGTGCACATTGTCCGCTTCCTGGTCCGAGCAGGGGCATCGGTGAATTGTACCACGAAAACCAATTCAACGCCGTTACGGGCCGCCTGTTTCGACGGTCACTTTGAAATCGTAAAATACCTGATTGATCACGGTGCCG ACATGGAGGTGGCCAACCGTCACGGCCACACTTGCTTGATGATTGCCTGTTACAAGGGCCATCTGAAAATCGCCCGTTACCTGATAGAGCTAGCCGCCGACGTCAACCGCAAGAGCGTCAAGGGTAACACGGCTCTGCATGACTGCGCGGAATCGGGTTCCTTGGAGATACTCCAACTTTTGCTGTCCAGCGGAGCCAAGATGGTGGTCGACTCTTACGGGATGACCCCGTTGTTGGCTGCCGCCGTCTCTGGCCACACGCACATTGTTGAATACATAGTCCACAATTTGGACACTGTCAGTCGGAAGGAGAAGATCGACGCACTGGAACTTTTGGGCGCCACATTCGTGGACCGCAAGCGCGACATGCTCGGTGCCCTCGAGTACTGGAAACAAGCCATGCAGATcag ATACGAGAGCGGCGTGTGTTCGTTGCCCAAACCGCAAGGTCAGTCGCCAATCGCCGCCTTTGAGAATACGCTAGAAGCGACGACCGTCGAGCAACTCGAGGAGGCCGTCTCCGATCCAGATGGAATGCGGATGCAAGCCTTGTTGGTTCGCGAAAGGATTTTAG gcgCAGCTCATCCGGAGACTTCGTATTACATCCGATATCGCGGGGCGGTGTATGCTGATACGGGCAATTTTAACCGATGCATTCGATTGTGGATGTATGCCCTTGAAATGCAGCAGTCGATGTTGGAGCCGCTCAGCCCCATGACCAATAGCTCGCTTCTTTCGTTCGCCGAGCTTTTCAGTTTCATGATGGCCGAACGTGATGCCGAAACGCGCAACAACAATAACGGGCCAGCGGTGCAGAGTAACCGGCAGCCAAAtgcgcagcagcagcagcaacaacaaccgcCACCAGCAGTAGGTCTGATGGCGCCACAGAGGAGTCCGCCAAACATTCCGCCTCTGTCGTTTTCAGACGTCATGGCCGTCTTGAGTCGAGCAGTCCGTGAAATCCGTGCTGGCACGTTACAGCTGTCTAAAGTGGCGGCTGCTGAACGTGATCTGACCTACTTCCATCGAACACTGGGCATCATCGTCCATCTCATCTTCCTTTTAGCCAAGATCCAGCCGGCACTCAACAGCCTTCAGCATCATGCGCTGAGAAAGTCACTCTACGATCTGGTCCGGCTTAATGCCCGCAGCCGCAATGGTTACACGTTGCTCCATCTGGCCTGCACAAGAGACAGTACCTTACTTAGTCGCTATCCCATCTGCAGTTTTCCCTCCACCGACGTCATCCGGCTTTTACTAGATGTAGGAGCCGATCCGGAATCCACCGATCAT GACGGCAACACAGCATTGCACATCTTGGCTCAGACCCAGCCGTGTCCGTCTTCGGCGGTAAGTTTGGTTCTTCAGCGCGGATGTCATCTGGATCAAGTCAATTTGAAAGGCCAATCGTTCGCCCAACTGATGCAGAAGGTCCAGCCCATCCACGAGGTTGTCAACACGCTTCAATACACGTCGCTCAAGTGTCTGTGTGCCCGAGTCATCCGTCAACACCGGTTGCTTTTTAAAGGATTGGTACCGCAGACGCTTCAACCTTTCGTTCTTAAACATTGA